The genomic window ttatatatatatattttatttcatttttctccttttttttcttttcttttatttttctttttctttttttacacagATGCAATCCATTGTTATGTCTTCGTAAAAAGTGGCACGTTTCCCACAATTGGCAGTATGGACGttacaagaaaaaatttattttctcacaaAAAGCGAAGTTGATGCCTTGGTTACAATTAACCGATGACATATTATGGTGGAGCGGTGGTGATAGGCTTTGTGGTTTTAGAAGAAGTGAACCACTTAGAGGAACTGTACttgtttttaatgaaaatgatattggAAGCGATATTTGCAAATTTGTTGTTAAAGACGAATATATTGTGTCTGGACATAGGTAAAGGATTTcataaaagtttatattttaacatagaaaaatattgttattatattgttactCTAATTCTAGAGATGGTAGCTTGAAATTTTGGACTAAGGCAAAACGAGGAGATGATCATATTTGCTTCAGTATAGATAGGGCGCACTCATCTGACGTGAATGCTGTAGATAAAATTGGTCAAATTATTGTATCAGGTGCTGGAGATGGGATAGTAAAAGTAAGCGTGTAAAAACTATGTCTTTTGTGAAAGGAAAACTAAATTAGAAAGTCATGCATATTCAGGTTTGGAAATTACCCAATAGAAGATACACCGAACCACCTTTGGCAAGTATAAACGTGAGAGATAGGATATGGTCTGTCGTAGCTGACCCAACAGGATTAAAATTTGCCGTAGGTTCATCTGGAAATGGTGATGGACCACCTCTAAACATATTTGATATTGAATGGTGAATATACTTTaagctttttctttattaaacatttacaatagtaacgtaataatataataatttaattattaatgttaataatatataacaatagagaaatttcattaactttataaatatttaattttgtatttatcaacattttttatatatatatttacaatacggaacaatgatttatctatcttatcaAAGCATGTTTTAGTTGCAGTATATCAGATATAGTAAAGCACAATTGGAGACGAGGAGCAGGAATATTGGACATGGTTTGGGATAATCCATATACTCTACTTACATGTGGATATGATacttatattagaaaatggGATATgaggtaaatataatattatatatttttcgtcttttttcttttttttttttataatcaatattttatttattactgttGTTTTATAGATGTGGAATGTGCGTGTCTTCATGGGCTGATCCTACAAGTGCAACACTCTATTGTATTTCTTCAGATTATCAGCATACTTTAGTCTCCGGAACACAATTTAATTGTAAAGCTGTTTTGTGGGATCAAAGACAGAAACACTATATACAGGTAATACTTTATGTCACTTAAAAATatcttgatatttattaagtaatatttgcaattttttttctttttttctttttttttttttagctttaCTTTATGAATTTACGTATGTCAAGTCCCATTTATAGTATCAGTTTTGATAGTTGTCATCTTTATGGTGCAACAGATCAGCACTTAGCAGAACTTACATTCTCAGGATATTCTTATGAGGAAATTAATTACAGAGAAATGTTGACATATGAATTTGTTCACGTTTAGTTTTACGACCatgataatatgtaaattacgagaaatttttaataatttgtacaATTTCTTAATGACTAAATATGcctgatcgaaagaaaaatttataattgtaaacgtgttaaaataaaaaattttaaaagtatGTTTAAACAACATCGATGTTTTAAGTGTATGCGTTACATTAATATGTCGTTACTGTTATATAAAACTAATTTCAGAGATGGATCTTCCAAGTTTATGATttcttaaacatttttataatatatcttaaaatataaacaattttataccATACCAcctttaacaataatatacatCAACAATTATTAGTTTAGTAATTGTAAACAGttattagtaattattttaaagccAAGCACGAGTTAAGTATCCGCTTAAGTAACATTTTCCATTGAAGTTATAcacatttgattttataaaaaaaaaaaaaaaaaaaaaaaaaaaaaaaaaaaaaaaaaaaaaaaaaagaaaaaaaagaaaagaaaaaacttatcAGAGCATTGTTCTAATCATATAATTAAGAATACCCCCATGTTGATAATAAGTTAAGTCAACTTCTGTATCAAAACGTACAATAACTTCGAATTGTTTTCCCTGATCAGTTGTCACTGTAATATTTTGACCAGGCTGACAATCATTAGGAAGAATGatgttaaatttttctaaaccGGTTAATCCTAATGATTCCGCATTTTGTCCTGGAAGATATTGTAGTGGTATAATCCCCATTCCTACAAGATTAGAcctattgaaataaaaaaaaaaaaaaaagaaatgcattaGTTATATCATCAATATGGATAAATTATATAGTTCAATTGAATAGACTATAGAGACAAAATTGaagttatcattttataattacctATGAATTCTTTCATAAGATTCAGCTATTATCGCTCGTATACCAAGAAGATACGGTCCCTTTGCAGCCCAATCTCTAGAAGATCCAGAACCATATTCTTTACCGACTAAACATATTAATGGAgtcttatctttcttatacTTTTCTGCAGCATCAAATATATCCatctgaaatatataaatatatatataaagctcgcaatattatcgaatttatggaaattaaataaatacgtaaataatatataatacgagCAATACCTCTTCGTTAGTTGGAATATAAATTGTTCGTGGTCCAGGTTTaccaataaatttattgagtAAACGTATATTTGCAAAAGTTCCTCGCATCATAACGGAATCATTTCCTCTGCGAGAACCATaagaattaaattcttttggtgttaatctataaaagaaaaatatatatatatatgacaaataCAATTATAGATCatgaattatgttttttttttttttttattttttttattttttaataaaaatataattataataaacgtacCCACGACTCGAAAGATATCGCGCTGCTGGAGAATTACGTGCAATACTACCAGCAGGACTAATGTGATCAGTCGTTACAGAATCTCCAAGATTCAAGAGTACACGTGCGTTGGTAATAGATTCTAATTTAGGGATCTCCTaaatcatgtaaaaaaaaaaaaaagtaaataaataaataaaataaaataaaataaaataaataaataaataaagtatatattggaagatataaaagaactgatcaattttttcttagatTCCCATATATAAAAGCCAAAGAAGTGAATAGTTCCATGAATACATACGACGACCCACCTTCTCGAGCTTATCAAAATATGGTGGTTTTTGAATATATGTGGAATTAACATCCCAAGGATATAATTTACCATCAGGAGCTACTAAATTTGCCCAACTGCTGCtacctttttcaattttttcatatacttCTTTAAACATAGCCGGTATAACGTATTTTTGTTCGACATtttgtatttcctttcttGTAGGCCATATATCTTGGAGAAATATAGCCGTTCCATCTTTCTTGTATCCTATTACACAggaataaaacattatttatttacttatttatttatttattattattattattattattattattattattattattattattattattattattattattattattattattaatatcatgatAAAGTCGCATACCCAAGggttctttttcaaaatcaatatCAACAGTGCCAGCAATAGCATATGCGATAACCAGAAGTGGCGATGCCAAATAATTTGCTCGTGTATTTGGATGAATTCTACCCTCGAAATTTCGATTCCCGGACAACACGCCGCAGCATACCAGTTcgttctaaaataaaatattaaatggtCAGAAAAgacgagtagaaaaaaaaaaaaaaaaaaaaatactttcaattgatcaaattttattgaaataccTTTTCTATGGTATTTACTATAACTTCTGGAAGTGGACCACTATTACCAATACAAGTCATACATCCGTAACCGACGTTATCAAAGCccaattttgataaatacgGAATAACTCCGCTTTCTTGAAGATAATACGTTACCACACCAGAACCAGGCGATAATgatgtttttatatatggCGCTACTGTTAATCCAACTTCAACAGCTTTTCTAGCTAAGAGACCTTGAATAAtcgtcgaatatatatatttttttttttttttttttttttttttttttttttttttttttttttttaagtaaaatttgTAGAAAAGAATACTATCGTAGTTTGATTATTTACCTGCTCCTAACATAACACTGGGATTACTAGTATTCGTGCAACTTGTAATTGCCGCAATAACCACCGATCCGTGccttaatttataatcttttccTTCGTACTCGAACATACCGACATTGTCcaatttttccttatttaatCCGTATCCTTTAAATCCTATCTGAAAAgtagaattaatttctttttattttttgtattattattattatttttttttccaaataattatactctttaaaaatataatattattaatataaaataatgtaaattttattgtatcaTTCTAAAAGAGATTTGTACAAGTAACAAAgtaattcataaaaatgaaaaagagaaaagaaataaaattgaaaaaaaaaaaaaaaaagaaaagaaagaaaaagaaaagaaataaatataatagaaaatttggaaaaatttcctttaatGAATGATCTTCAAGATACACAATCAATATTCTATGATCATAAACTTAACGACTAATCACTTTAGAATGATGTTAAATATCTTCATTAAAGAGTCATTAATGAATACAGATTAGAAAATACAATATCCttaccgttattgttattttctcaGGAAAAATACCTTTTAGAAACGAGACGTTCAAAATAATCAAAAGAGATACTTAAATACCGATATAATGTAtagatatttatgaaataattttcatttttcttcaaggtttattttatttcttcttttcaaattttctaagacttttcataataatatttcgttaagTACAGTGTTACTTTAGGAGTATTCTTTCGATTTCATGAAGTTATATCcctaatataaattatcaagaTAGTTAATGTTACTGCTTTAAAAAGGCCTGGCCTTAATAATTTCGTACTTTCACCGAtcgtaaaacgattaaaaaaagaaaaaaaaaaaaaaaaaaaaaaaaaagaaattaattaaaaaaaaaatgcaatataacttgacaatatatttatgacaaaataactttttcttccttccttcaaaATATCCTTTAAACCTTTGATATAGAATGAGATCTAAATCCATtgcaaattgttttaataattttcaaaatgataatacGAATGATCGGATGGTAATTCAAATCTATTAAAGTATGTACGATAAAGTACAAAACGAATACGACAGTCGTTTCGAACGAAATATGTGAACTTtgcaaaattacaaaaaaaaatgtagtatCAGCGATTTCTATTAGGTCGTGATGACTTCTAAAGCTCGACAATTagcgaatgaagaaaaaaaatatttctttaaattaatcttaaagaaatttgtttgtatcgttcagttttctttttttttttttgtttatatattttttttaatatctttataaatatgagaagaagaaacgaaccGTTTACAACAACGTATTTAATaagtacaattaattattatctttcttaattttttgtcTTCCCCCCCACCACCTCCcctaatatttcaatatcatactcaaattataaatttatcagtatgtatttaaattttacattcaTGTAAACTTGAACGATCAAAAGggaagataaaaatacaaatatttcgtcaaatttctaaaaaaaaaaaaaaaaaaaaaaaaaaataaacattattcaaattaatttaaagaacttcgtgttatttcaaaaattttatataaacgtgAAAATATCTAAGAACGATCGAACAAATGGTAAGTCAGCACAGTTAACCGAGGATTCATCAAATATCTTACTATCGTATAagcgtaatattatattggcGTTGagtatgtttaaaaaaaataaaaaataaaaaaaaaaaaagaaaataaaaaggaattgaTCAATAACCTCATTTCAATTACTTGAATTGTCGACTGAtggatcatttaaaaaaattgaaaattcgtACACCTTTTTAAAATGTAAACGATTCCAATGAATCATTGTGCCCAAACTAATGAACGAACATGCACAGTGTTTGCAAGGAGGGGTttgtaaatttgaaatttttgaaattctgACAGTTTGAAGGTAGTATTCTTGACGACATTATTCTTGGGACTTAAGAGGTGGGGGAAGTTGGGCCACGAAGTATAAATTTCGGATCCGTAAGCTAAGGTCTTCAGTATACGAATAACAATGTAGCGCGCATCATATGTAAGCATTTAATAACTCAgctattgtttaattttttcttttttcattttaaaaatcatacttttaacttttaactttaatcttttctgtatttatataaatgattagtgaatatctattttttatttggtcTTCCGAAATTTCGATATACTTTTGAGGAATACAATAAATGGAATTTTATTGTAAGTATTTATTCAACACAACACATATCACGAAAAATATCGCATTAATTGAATGTGAAATTAAgaggattaataaaaaaataaataaataaaaaagaaagaaagaaagaaaaaaattgaagagatTGTCGTTGGGTGAATTCTCTTCCGGTCTGACTAATAAAATGTCTCACCGGGTAGGATTTATCCAAcatctgtctctgtctgttactccaatcataaaatatcaagaatataaatttattgatttgttGTCGGAGACGAAGTATAGATCCAGTGACaaagttataattaaattgtgaCTAGATCGAAATACTCGTCCTCGATGGCAAGAAATTACGCTGAGTGATTGTACTATACTGATTAAATAAAGAAGtcctgtttatttttctttggtaATCTAGCTGTATGGTAAATTTAAGGTCATAAAGCTAGATTAGCGGGATGAAATACATGGGACACAACATCGATGAATTTtcgaatagaagagagaagaaagaagattaattTAGAATGATTTGAGTCTGCGGGAACTATTGCTGTGATATGTTTTTTCATAATGTCATATCACAGCTCTAATTGCCCAGAACCTTTTCatttaatcttcttttaaaatattcaattataatttttatgctAATAATTCATGATCAGAATGAAACTTCTTATtatctaaaaattatattaacatcAGTCCCATATTTTCAAGtatgatataaaacaaatataatttagattGACGAGATTAATTAACCGTCACTGGGTTATATTTGCTCTACATCAGTActgttttattatcatcacatCGCTATAtccttaaatttattattatttattattagaaatatttttattattgtattaatctTACCTTATTGGAAAGACAAGATTGAAAATCTGTCTTCATGTCACGTACAGATACTCGATCGTGAGGTCTTTTTGGGCCACTAACACAGGATACTACAGTATTTAAGTCCAAGTAAATAACTTCAGAGAATATAGGATCTTGatttttatcatcgtaatttCTTAACATACGTACAGCGGACAGATACTTCTCTATTTTCGCAATATGTTCTTCTGATCGATCtacaaaattcataaaaattagaaatatttttaattctttcataacattataatttcaatggaGATCTCttttaacttatatttataataaacatttatgtacatgataagaataatattatttcaatatcttaCTAGTTTGTTTGAGATATGCTAAACTCTCTTTATCCACCGCAAAATATCCAACCGTTGCTCCATACTCAGGACACATATTGGAGATTGTCGCACGATCTGCTATACTCAATTGTGATACACCAGAGCCAAAAAATTCTACAAATTTTCCAACAACACCTACTTGCCGAAGATTCTATAAATATTCAGTTCTTTGTATTTATTAGAAACATTGTATatcatattttgtataattttggaaatattaaattatttacagaCCTTAGTAATAGTAAGTACTAAATCTGTTGAGGTCGCATATTGATTTAAAACACCTTCTAACTTGTAACCAACAACTTTGGGTATTAACATGGATACAGCTTGACCTAGCATAACAGCTTCTGCTTCTATACCTCCAACACCCCATCCAAGGACACCAAGACCATTAATCATAGTCGTGTGTGAATCTGTTCCAACCACACTATCAGGATAAAGAAGACTATTGCTATCAAATACTACCCTGGCTAAATATTCTAAATTCACTTGATGCACAATACCACTTCCTGGTGGTacaattaacatattttcaaatgCTTTCGCTCcccattttaaaaatacaaaacgtTCCTTGTTCCTTTCAAATTCTatgtcttcattttttttcaatgcatCTGAACTACAAATATATAGTTtcttaaatatctattatattatgtataataataatataatatattattattgtattgttAGTATTTGAcatgttatattaaaatttttattgaaataattgaattttaaaatatttttatacaattatttctatataaataattgtcattGTAATtactgataaaaataataattaccttCTAGTAAAATCAACTTGTATAGAGTGATCAATCACAAGATCTGAAGGACAAAttggatttattttatcaggattaccatttaattttttgacaGCATCTCTCATAGCAGCAAAATCTACAACTGCTGGAACTCCAGTAaaatcctataaaaaaaaaaaagaaagagaaaaaacaattgtgtaaaaattgttaataaaaagatatttgaatCTAAAATACTCATTGATTTCAATACGTACTTGTAAAATTACTCTAGACGGTTTGAACGCTATTTCAACTCCTTCAGGAATCGTTTGATTAATCTCCCAATCAAGAAGTTTTTCAACATCCTTTGTTTTCACTTGAAATCCATCGCAATTTCGTACACAACTCTCTAATAAAACCCTTATCGAGAATGGTAGTcggtctaaaaaaaaaaaaaaaaaaaaaaaaattaacaaatattaactatcatattcgtttatattttaataaaaaaattttataatatccaAAAGTTTGatctttcaataatattataaataatattataaataccaTATTTTTCTCCTAATTGAGTAACATCATAATAACGAAGAGTCGGATTATCTTCTAAAGTCTTCAGCAACTGCTTGTAAGGATTTTTATCTGAacataaacgatattaattagtacagttaattaatgtaaaagattaaaatatcgaatttcAATTATGCAGACAGCACCATTATCTTATACagttatataaaacatatacagatattaaaatatcttaaacagttatataaatgtaaataaataaatttattattatattatatattatatatatatatatatatatatatatatatttattccaattttattattactaatataaatgtaaaataatataaaaattatacaattgtATTAACCAGAATACagtcatatattttattttatatttatatataaaagtaatattatgaaatatttaatgtacaaaaaaatatttttaaatatttgacaataaatctatatatcaatgataacTGTCTATTTACCAGATGAATATCtcattcttttaataatacgattaatttgaaatcttctaaatagaaaaaactGCATACCGAGCGCCctcataattttaaatatatctcaaataaatcccttatatatttaataatatacattttaataaaataaatgaataattattgagatatgtcaaaaaaaaaaaaaaataataataataataaataaagaaaatgaaataagattgGTAAACGAATATGAAACTATCAACCCACCAGCCATGACCGCTGTTGCTTCAGTCACGTCGTCCATTCAAACGCAATTGTGATTTTTCATGAcagaataatgaaagaaattaatcagtAACTTTATTGCGTGCACTTTGAAGTGCAACCATTGGTTACACGATCTCCCTCTGGAGAGGAATACAACAAAGCAGAGTTTAAAACATAGATCTTATAACTCGTATGAAGGGGCACTGCTatgtcctttttatttattttttaaattaatattttaagaaatatatattatgaaataaaattaatttcattgattattattttattttaatatcttttaatttttgatctgaaaaatatgttaaaaaatataatgaaaaaaataaattagaaaatgtttCCATTGAAAATATCCATTATCTAGTTCAGTTGTATGAACATATAGATCACGTCTAATTcaaattcgaaaaaataaatctttaccattttgaaaaaaaatcatttatttttgaatactatatttataattgatttatcgttaaatgttttataatgtTCAACGTAGATAACAATAGGAACAAACCAATGAACGATAAGATATATTTAGATCTAtacctttttatataaatatagtatattttttatataaatttagttCTTTATAGTTTTCTACAGTTTCTGATGTGAAAAAGAAACCCCCATTTTCTTagaataagataatttttgtGCGCTATACGtgtattatcaaattatagttataatcttatttctttttgtagtGCGTTTcctttacaataaaattttaataaatccagttcttttcctgtttttataaaatgtaagttATAAGAAAGctttaaatttacattatattattttttacatacttatataaaatataattttaatatttgtataattaacaaatttattttaataattaaagcaTTACATTATGGAACATCATATCAGACCACCACAACCTTTGAGTAATAATTTGCCCAAGACTTGGTTTATTTGGAAAGaagaatttcttatttttatgagATTGCTTGGACATATGTCTCGCCCAGAAAATTACAAAgcaaatctttttaaaaattttataggaCCAATAGGactagaaataataacaaagttaACATTTAATCACccaaatgataaagaaaatttggatatactattgaaaaaaatagatgaatACCATAACCCTCCAAAAAAGATTATAGAGACacgatatacattttttaatagctTTATGAAAACCGGTgaaacaatagaaaattatatccaAACTTTAAGggtacattaaatataataaatgttttacattggtcattataaaaacaattaacaaacctttatacaaataatattaattctatgTTTATAGGAGAAAGCAAAAGATTGTAAGTTTAATGATTTAGCAGAAAGTTTAGTAATAGATGTTATCGTTCTTCATACTAATGATAAACTATTGCGTAAGAAATATTTGCAAGAAGACAATCTTAATTGTgacaaaattatagaaatttataaaaatcataaaattgcATCATTGGAAGCTAAATATACAAATCCTACAGTTCcacttaaagaaaaagataaattaactACAGTTCCCGAAAGAACACAACCTAATGTCCAACAAAAGAAATCTTGTTGGAGATGTAAAACTATTCACGAAGCAAAACAATGTCCAGCGTggaattataaatgtaaaaattgtgGTAAAATGCATCATTTTGAGGTATCTTGTCAAAATGTCTCAGCAGAAGAGAATAAACCGTGCATTAAATATATggtaagttattttttttttaactcaaaaatataaatacaaaaattatattttactataaattctatttcaatgtatatattgatattataaacttttttaatttgttattttagaataatttttctaaaaaaggaaaatcattGAACTGTAATAAAATAGTCAACAAtctatctaaataatattttataaaataaagtatttcAATACGcagtaattttaaaaaagaattttgcaattatatactaaataatatataacattttaatacgaagaatatattattacttaatataattattatgttggTTTAATCTGTATTTGAATATATGTGATAGTAAATAAAGGTATaggttatataaaaaaatattttttataatcaatatacaataattattgatatattatgcATTGTAGCAGACATTAAacaaataacattttaatcaaatataatataaagtaactTTAATATTGGTCCCTAAATAAAAGCCCTCTTTAATAAAGAGCactattaaaatgaaatggcACTATCtacatttgtattaatatgtTAAACGCATTAAATGATGTCACTGTAacaaattgaatgaaataaacatttttaaatttgaataacTGTTCgtctttcataaatttttcatttcttatttatatctgttgtcttttatatcttaaaaattgTAGTATAggataattaaacaatataacattttttatttatgatataatctataaatttaaataaataaagcaatAATTGTCTTTGGTATGAAACCTAATGGATGAGTGTAGAAACGTGTAACTTATATATGAAGTCATAGATGctaaaaaaaactaaatataaagatagaatggcttaaataaaagataatatataattagtatatGGCATTGCGCTACAATAGATTAATGTGATATGTACTATTCTTGAATATTTGATCATGCTTTTGTTTACCTCATTTAATTTgtgaaagatttatttttattgttttttcatGAACATATCAGCAAATTTTGGAATTTTAATTGGCACTAAATCCTTAAAGAAGATTCATGTTTATGATTTTAAACAGGACGGTTCCTATCaaattacaacaataataatattatcttaagTTAAAACTAGAAACATTCTTTtatgtttaaaattattaatatgtttcgCTAAacaatatgttata from Vespa velutina chromosome 18, iVesVel2.1, whole genome shotgun sequence includes these protein-coding regions:
- the LOC124955493 gene encoding uncharacterized protein LOC124955493 gives rise to the protein MEHHIRPPQPLSNNLPKTWFIWKEEFLIFMRLLGHMSRPENYKANLFKNFIGPIGLEIITKLTFNHPNDKENLDILLKKIDEYHNPPKKIIETRYTFFNSFMKTGETIENYIQTLREKAKDCKFNDLAESLVIDVIVLHTNDKLLRKKYLQEDNLNCDKIIEIYKNHKIASLEAKYTNPTVPLKEKDKLTTVPERTQPNVQQKKSCWRCKTIHEAKQCPAWNYKCKNCGKMHHFEVSCQNVSAEENKPCIKYMNNFSKKGKSLNCNKIVNNLSK